In Arthrobacter sp. CDRTa11, one DNA window encodes the following:
- the trxA gene encoding thioredoxin has translation MSNAKDVTDASFGSDVLSADKPVIVDFWAEWCGPCRKLGPILDEISVEYGEKVNVVKVNVDDNPAIAAEYGITSIPAVYLFQDGQVKSTVIGAKPKQFFEKEFADVLS, from the coding sequence ATGAGCAACGCTAAAGACGTAACGGATGCAAGTTTCGGCAGTGATGTACTGTCGGCTGACAAGCCGGTCATCGTGGACTTTTGGGCAGAATGGTGTGGCCCCTGCCGCAAACTGGGACCCATCCTCGACGAGATTTCGGTTGAGTACGGCGAAAAGGTCAATGTAGTCAAGGTGAACGTGGACGACAATCCCGCCATCGCCGCAGAGTACGGCATCACATCAATTCCCGCCGTTTACCTTTTCCAGGACGGCCAGGTGAAGAGCACTGTGATCGGAGCCAAGCCCAAGCAGTTCTTCGAGAAGGAATTCGCAGACGTCCTGTCCTAG